A single genomic interval of Peromyscus leucopus breed LL Stock chromosome 7, UCI_PerLeu_2.1, whole genome shotgun sequence harbors:
- the Rnf4 gene encoding E3 ubiquitin-protein ligase RNF4 produces MSTRNPQRKRRGGTVSSRQTQKRTRETTSTPEISLEAEPIELVETAGDEIVDLTCESLEPVVVDLTHNDSVVIVEERRRPRRNGRRLRQDHADSCVVSSDDEELSRDKDVYVTTHTPRSGKDEGSTGLRPSGTVSCPICMDGYSEIVQNGRLIVSTECGHVFCSQCLRDSLKNANTCPTCRKKINHKRYHPIYI; encoded by the exons ATGAGTACA AGAAACCCTCAAAGAAAGCGGCGTGGTGGAACAGTAAGTTCTAGACAAACCCAGAAGCGAACTCGGGAAACAACTTCAACCCCTGAGATTTCCTTGGAAGCAGAACCCATAGAACTTGTGGAAACTG CTGGAGATGAAATCGTGGACCTCACCTGTGAATCTTTGGAGCCTGTGGTTGTGGACCTGACTCACAATGATTCTGTTGTG ATTGTTGAAG AAAGGAGAAGACCaagaagaaatgggaggaggTTGCGCCAAGACCATGCTGATAGCTGTGTGGTGAGCAGTGATGATGAGGAACTGTCTAGAGACAAAGATGTGTATGTGACTACCCATACTCCTCGAAGCGGCAAGGATGAAGGATCTACAGGACTCAG GCCCTCAGGTACTGTCAGTTGTCCGATCTGCATGGATGGCTACTCTGAG ATTGTGCAGAATGGGCGCCTCATTGTTTCTACAGAATGTGGCCACGTCTTCTGTAGCCAGTGCCTCCGTGATTCCCTTAAGAATGCTAACACTTGCCCAACTTGTAGGAAAAAGATCAACCATAAACGGTACCACCCCATTTATATATGA